The following proteins come from a genomic window of Trifolium pratense cultivar HEN17-A07 linkage group LG4, ARS_RC_1.1, whole genome shotgun sequence:
- the LOC123923931 gene encoding FCS-Like Zinc finger 3-like, with product MYSSTVKQPCYIEQDNGLASLKDIDLVGHRANNFVTKSMITMGYSNRTSFKNLSILSSPRSGARRFYDTRFEDHQPHFLEACSLCNKSLGDNKDIFMYRGDTPFCSEECRQEQIEIDELKEKNMNLSSSMKVLRIKEQRNSTNKVQGQDYSFRTGTVIAA from the exons atgtaTTCATCAACAGTAAAACAACCTTGTTACATAGAACAAGACAACGGTTTAGCTTCCTTAAAAGACATAGATCTTGTTGGTCACCGTGCCAATAATTTTGTTACAAAATCTATGATAACCATGGGTTATTCCAATAGAACTAGCTTCAAGAATCTTTCTATTTTGTCTTCACCTAGATCTGGTGCTAGAAGATTCTATGATACTAGATTTGAAGATCATCAACCCCACTTTCTTGAAGCTTGTTCTCTTTGTAACAAATCACTTGGTGACAATAAAGATATCTTCATGTATAG GGGTGACACACCTTTTTGTAGTGAAGAGTGTAGACAAGAACAAATAGAGATAGATGAATTGAAAGAGAAGAATATGAATCTTTCTTCATCTATGAAGGTTTTGAGGATTAAGGAACAAAGAAATTCAACAAACAAGGTTCAAGGCCAAGATTATTCCTTTCGTACTGGGACTGTTATTGCAGCATAG